In Maridesulfovibrio sp., the genomic stretch CAGGAACTGCGTGAGAAGATTATGCCCAAGGCCGCAAAGACTAATATTGAAGACCTGCTCGCAGCCATGGACCGATTCCCGCTCAAACCGAGGGAAAAAGTAACCTATGAATATTTGCTGCTGGGCGGCGTCAATGATTCCATTGAGCATGCTAAGCAGTTGGTCAAGCTGCTCGGGCACCGCCGCTGCAAGGTGAATCTTATCGCTTATAATCCTGGTGATGAGCCGCTGTACAAGGCTCCCACAAGGGAAAATGTACTCGCTTTTGAAAAATATCTTTGGGACAAAAAGATAACCGCAACTATCCGTAGATCCATGGGACAGGATATCAAAGCGGCTTGCGGACAGCTTAAAGCTGACCAGATGAAGTAACTAAAAAAGGGGTAGTAAAAACTACCCCTTTTTTAGTTTTAAAGCTCACTCACAACCATTGTTTCGGCTTGGTCCTGCCGGAGGTGCAGGCGTAACCCTTCTTTGGTCATGATTATTATTCTTGCGCCGTGATTCATGCCGATGGATCTGGCTGGTTCAACAGTTTCAAGGGTTATTTTTGCGCCGGGCTTAATTCCTATGGAGCAGATGGATTCAGCTGCCCTTGGTCCGCCGAGTATGTTTTCAACTTCAAAGGGGCGTCCCTTGCCGCATGTCGCAAGCTGACAGGGTCTTTTATCGCAATTTCCCCAGAGCTTGGCGGCCATTCCTTCTGTCAGGCTGGTTCTTTTGCCGTCAACTACGGTTTTGTATTCCATGGGTGGCAGACAGCGGATAAGTTCGATGTTGTCGCC encodes the following:
- a CDS encoding FeoA family protein; its protein translation is MPLTLDKAPVEKPLVLLEIRNESLKTRFERMGLHIGAELEVMSEDSVQHPVRVRGPQGEVLLAAGMATKVIVHHDDGHKTPVFEMNPGEKGHIEGLISGSHLEKSLKILGISEGDNIELIRCLPPMEYKTVVDGKRTSLTEGMAAKLWGNCDKRPCQLATCGKGRPFEVENILGGPRAAESICSIGIKPGAKITLETVEPARSIGMNHGARIIIMTKEGLRLHLRQDQAETMVVSEL